In the genome of Caenorhabditis elegans chromosome IV, the window ggtagaaacacatttttggaCCCCACTACGGCGATTGTCACAAGGTATCGGGTACTTcatcattgaaaattcaggaTTTGTACTGTTCCCCTTCAATTCATTGTCAATATGTTTTTGATCACTTTACCACAAAAAAGATCACAAAAGAGTAATGGCAAATGTCCAACAATTTCCTCTAACCAGccgctctttttctttctcacCCCGAATGGTCAACCTTGTTGGGTccaaacaattgaaaacaacGTCGGAAACGTGTACCTTTCGGTTCTGCTGTAGGGATTGTTGTTTGTCGGTACTGTATGCTGTTTGGCAAGGTGTGCAAATAAAGAAGATGAGAGGGAGAGAAAGATAGCTCATTGAGCACAGAAGACTGATTGAGAGAGAGTACTGACTTTGTAGAGATGTGAATCATTTGGAATATGTACTGATTCATGGATAagattttcgtgtttttgtgTGCTTTAAGGTGCGcctgttttgattttttggagctCTTCATGGCTTTCAGTATgacaatataaaaattgctcaaacttttgacaattttaaaattaatttctcagGTCTGTAAGGGAACactaaatcaattttccggaaagaacatttttcaaattcgaacattcgaaaatgaagtttttatCACAAAACACATGGTCagaacacttttttgcaagCGTTATTTCTTAGTGATATATGGTTGGATAGTCACATACTTATaatcctcttcttcttctttttcatttcaatataTGTTCCTAGTAATGTTCAATTCCAAGATTTCCTTCTCATCCATTGTTGTTATTATACTTCCTTTCTCGACATGGTTGTCCTTGGCCCTTCGTCTTCTACCACTTTTTATTATATtcattcgattttctttttttctcctaGTTCTTCTTCCAagttttttgtcgtttttcaactatttttacTGATTGACTTTTTGCTAGTATAGAAGTATTTTcattaagaaaaaagttttctgtatGTACACAAATTGAAGCGTATTCAAGAATCATTCTACCCTTCTGATTGTTCCCTATCTTGAAAAGTGTGAATACTGcgcaaaaatattcaaatttctatttttaaataatgaaaGATCAACACCACAACTCGTTCTTTCACCTTGTTAGCCTCTATTTTCCCactttctttcttcttttctgcTCTAGACGTTGCTATGAGCAACCTAATATTTTGATGAACTAGTGTtgttatttcgaaaaaaaaacttaattatgAGAAGAAATTTTTGTAGTCTACTTATTCAAGGATGCTCAAAATCTTGCAAGGTAGGTGCAGATAATGGCATAGATAAGTAATCGgagtatctgaaaatttcggttCGATCTATCTCACTTCttaaaatcatgaaatttgtAATATATTTACGATATGTGTTCAGTAAAAGCTTTTCCTTATAACTTAAAAAACCATCGtacattttctctgaaatctTTGAATCTCCCGTCCCGCCCGTGTTCCACCTAATTTACATTTAATTCTCACTGTTACGTATTTCCCTTCTGCTTGCCGGTGTCTTCTGCCATCATCACCGTTTTGTCCATTTTATTGTCATAGTCGCTTTGAAGCGAAGAAATACATCGTTTTCCACGGGAAACGACCAATTATATGAGCGCAAAACACATGAGACTGTCCGTCTGAGATGTACCATGTTTTACCCAATGTTTCGTCTTTTGGTTTGAGTTTTACATAATTGAGATTATAAAAAACTACTGGAAgcttatttttttctagatcgTGTTTCTAGAACACAAAAAACACGTTATTTATGTTTGAAATTCTTGATTCAGTACTAAAATCTGATTTTCGAACacttcttccaaattttcaaaaaaaaaaatcataaataccTCGTATTTCTCTTGATTGCTGCCACTTTTCTTTTTGCATGCATTCTTATCTTTTTCATTGTGTGCCACGAAATGGCACACAAACAATTGGTTTTTCAGTCTTGGCCTTTTGCCTTTTAGTGATCAATAGgcatttgaatttctaaaatgtgtcaaataaaatgtatttgtttCCTTTTTACAAAAAGACGCAAGAAATGCGTTTTTGCTACCCctagttgtttttttagaaatgcaATAATATTCaacaattatatattttttcagtcgaAAGAAACACCAGTGTTcgttccaccaccacctccaccaacCGACGCTATGCCATATTTGCCCAGACTTGCTGAATTGGTAAGAAATAGATTATTGagaaatatacaaatttctttcaaatttccaacgGTTCACTTTCTATGCTGTGAATTTCCAGAACAAAGGAACCCCAGATCAAGAATTTGGTTTTAATCTTCATGCTGAACGCGGTCGCGGACATTTCATTGGAACAGTCGATGCAGGAGGAATTGGTGAAAAAGCTGGACTTGAAGCTGGACAGAGAATTGTTGGAGTAAATGGACAATTAATTTATCCAACTACTGGACACAAAGAAGTTGTTGCTCTTATCAAGAAAGATACAATGAAAACAACACTTTTGGTTGCTTCAGAAGATGTTGATAAGTATCATAAAGATCATAACATTGCATATTCATGGGATAATGTTGAAAGAGTTGATACTCGTCCAGTTATTAATGTTGAaactcatcatcatcatgaaGAGGTTTCAGTTCCAAAATCCAATGGATATGATGTTCCACCATTGAATCCacatgttagtttttttttttcaaatatataaattattaaaattgtgGCTACCATTGGGCTTTATCGGGGAAagtcttgaaaaataattttttacagtttcaaagcTAAAATAGTTATACTGATTGTAAACCTTCcatatctcaaaaatgtttcagagcATCCAAGTGAACGAAGAacgtgaaatttcaaagatgaCAACAACAACTAGAACAGAGACAATCACGAATTCAAACTCGGCTTATCAATACAAGGTATCACAAAATAATGAGAATTACGGCGACAATCAAACAATTGTCATAACAACTTGCTCGTTCTTGAAAGTAAGTGATCCGACTGACCGATTACTGGAGGTAACTGGGACAACTTCTTACTTCTATCACGTTTCTATTGCTTGGCTTTacttctacatttttattgaaaaaccagaatttgtcaaaactcaaaattttatactcaaaagttgttttatttatttaaaacctctttttttcaaaaatcatttacaaacaaattctgaaacctgttttctagtttttcgaaagttctaaaaaaataaagtagacgactatttaatatttaaaactccTCCTTCTCCCTATCGGTTCCCTGTCGGATCACTTTCAGTTCATTTTCAGAGGTTAAAAAcatttgtaataattttttgttttgcttcaAACACTTTTTGTCCAAACCACAAATTGCTTACTTCtcagtttttcatttaatttttgaatcaaggAATCATCGACTGCATACGATGCATATGCAACTCCACCAGTTGATTCAAATGATCTTATGGATGAAGTTTTTGGAAGAGTCAATCTTCCTGGTGTAACTATGTCTAGTCACACTGAAGTATTGCCACCAACAGATGATATTTCATCAGTTTCTTCATTGAGTTCTCATCGCGAAAGTGCTGTTGATGTTCCAGTTTCTCATCAggtttcgttttttctcattttttattttttgggcacatttttttgagtttcgaatttggtttaaaaataactttttaactAATTGCTAGCTTTACGCACTTCTGTTTCAGTTTTAAccaattattatttaattaacTATAAGtgttaaaaatgattattCTTTAGTTTATTCTGTCAACTCacttattcattttcaaaaccaaaacaatctaattttcaactgaatttttttacttctCAAGGTAGCTGgcgaaaataatgaaattgttggtttttgaatatttactgcaatttttcaaccatATTTTGTCTCCAATAACGTTTTATTTCATAATCTCGCAAAAAAGATTTGGCGGGTTTTCGAGGGTTgtacacaaaaattgagaagttttagaaaattactgtttcaacagTTTTACGAATTTCTCAAACTTTACGGTTATTTAATGCGCATTGGTCTGCGTTAAAAAcacagttttcagaaaatgattaCATTGCAAGATTGAAATTATTATCACCAGCTATCAATATGTTTCCTAACTATTCACTTGATAAATTTCTTTTCTGGTTCAACATTATATAATCTATTTCAAATTACAGTACGTTCCATCGTACGCAACGGAGTCTCATCAGAAACATGAGCAACACTCTCAaactcatcatcatcatcatcaacacCAACAACCATCTCCATTGAGCAATGGTTCCAGCCATGGATATGCAGCAAGCTCGACTAGTGGTATGCAATTTATAGTCATCAAAAGTTAACTTTAGCCTTACTATTAGTTTTATCATAACATTTATATCAAGATTAAACTATCAAATGtatttgatcttcaaaagagcagagttttttttgttgaaaatttgtagtttttgattGAGTTTCCATAATAGGCATGCATCACCTCGAGGCTGccttgaataattttcattttaacaaaaaaaaacgttatttctggagataaattatttaatcGATTAAATTGCAGGATACGATGACGATGATATCTATCATTTGTCAGCAAGAGAAGCTCGTGAACGTCTTCGAATGAAGAACCGAAAGCATCACTtgtaagtttgaatttttatgttgACTGTGGTCGAAAGGGAGTctgattctaaaaaaaaagaaatttaaaataaatgttgaaaataaataattcactgtttccaaaacaaaattaaaattgtaggCACGAGATGAGCCTTAACGAGAAGTATCAATTGGTCAGCAACATGTAATCTTTTGCAacttcttcttattttcttctattttattattttccaattttccacacAAGACCATTCCTACAGTAGTTTCATTTGTTCACTCCTTTTCTCAATACAACTTCGAAACATGACCCAGTTATTATAAAACCACATATAACATTTACTTACTTTTTTCCCCCAATTTTCATGTATTTTACCTGTGATAAGTGTTCCACCAACTagatataaaatttatttccttCCATTTCACAATCGCTcaactttacatttttcagttccttctgaaattgtttaattttcagttatttcttTCAATGTGCCTTCTGAAGTTTATCAATAACGtctgaaatatatttattattcattccaagtaacttcagtttttcgaaatgtctGTCGGTTGTGCAATATTCTTTACTTACACCGTTCATGTCACATAAATAAAGCTATCATTTGCGATTTACCTTTTAActttaactttttcttttaatttaacTTAACTAACTTAACTTTTTCTCGAAACTTCCTGAATTGGTTTGCTCGGGGGGAAACCCTGGCTGAAGGAAAGTTCTGTgggaaatgatttttcaataaattatgagaagcCAGTAAACAGAGTACAAACGATTAAATAAAATGACAGGGAAAAGGGAACCTGACATTGGAAGGTTCTAATATGCATGCTCTCTTCAATCAACACATTTTCTTTAATATGGCTCCTAGAAGTTGTTCGTGATATTTAGAAACCggttaaaaaatggaaattaaaacactgaaaaaatgttgtaaattCCTGCTCCTTTTGTTCAGCCGGAAACCCCGACTGAACtaatccaaaatttattgtaaaagACGCTTTCTTTCGAAAGGTCAGAACTCCGAATTACCTTGGTAACTGGGTTTTAAACCaacgaataaaaaattggtgagTAGGTCACTTTGCGCGTGTACCGACAAAAAATGGGTGCGCGTGGAGCACCAGATAATAAACGTCTGCGACGAGACTAGATGCATTTATTCTCACAAAAGATATGACCTGGATCTGGaggcaaaattattttagattcttgaaattttactatttttgaattataaattgtgtaaaagtttaattataaacaattaattttcagaaaagagtGAGCAATCTATTGAggcattaaaattttgacaaacaGTCGAGATGAAATAAACTACCTGAAAcagtcaaaactttttttttgcaatttgaagaaaattattaattttttgaatttgcgaATAAGATTCAAATAACGAAATCATAACTTaacttcaaagtttgaaaatgtttcaggcAGTCTGATTATTAGCAATTAATTATCAGAAAAGAGTGAGCTAGGCATAGAATCATCAAAGTTTTAACAACTCGTCGAGATGAAATAAACTacctgaaacagtgaaatttttttaaaatcatgttttgaatttgcaaagaatatcaaaaataacaaaataataccttatttcctctattagtctggCATGCAAGGCTGATTCTCAATCGCTCTGtaggagtgcaagactattagagactgcaatactaattttctaAGCCCAATAACGTTGGAAGGTGGCCAATTTTTCGTAGAAAGCTTAACTTGGGACCGTTTAAACAAGGAAAAATACATAGCTTTTTAATGCTTCATCTTCCataatgtaaaattttaattatgaacaattaattttcagaaaagagtGAGAAATCTATTGatgcattaaaattttaacaaacagCCAAGATGAAATAAACAACCTGAAAcagtcaaaactttttttcaattgaaaaaaattattaaatttttgaatttgcaaatAAGATTCATAATAACGAAATCATAGCTCaaattcaaagttgaaaatgtttctgacTGTTTCAGGTAGTTTATTTATTCTCGACTTTCTGACAAGTGGTTGATTGATAACTATTTAAC includes:
- the nrfl-1 gene encoding Na(+)/H(+) exchange regulatory cofactor-like protein nrfl-1 (Partially confirmed by transcript evidence), with the protein product MRRNFCSLLIQGCSKSCKSKETPVFVPPPPPPTDAMPYLPRLAELNKGTPDQEFGFNLHAERGRGHFIGTVDAGGIGEKAGLEAGQRIVGVNGQLIYPTTGHKEVVALIKKDTMKTTLLVASEDVDKYHKDHNIAYSWDNVERVDTRPVINVETHHHHEEVSVPKSNGYDVPPLNPHSIQVNEEREISKMTTTTRTETITNSNSAYQYKESSTAYDAYATPPVDSNDLMDEVFGRVNLPGVTMSSHTEVLPPTDDISSVSSLSSHRESAVDVPVSHQYVPSYATESHQKHEQHSQTHHHHHQHQQPSPLSNGSSHGYAASSTSGYDDDDIYHLSAREARERLRMKNRKHHLHEMSLNEKYQLVSNM
- the nrfl-1 gene encoding Na(+)/H(+) exchange regulatory cofactor-like protein nrfl-1 (Partially confirmed by transcript evidence) — its product is MDRNPSEPERIDWKNPITWISYLYTSFVYYLWLISSHLPHLPQPQRITDDKSTEQITRDAGIPRTEIVTRGDATQTVRQVAGLGDPAPKDSSLLPPSSSFVYCNNCLTPHSSQRTCSPAYVSTLSRQKSLTLLKKLKKPSSSASSTTTTTSSTVSFRAPSRASSTISDASTIRPSELIAIVPSGSHVLLRVPKLDWKTESIRIKRTRMSDWMDAEQRDVMRQFDEVIRSEEEDERTSRKRNGIFKDGSVRSIESLESRSRSKETPVFVPPPPPPTDAMPYLPRLAELNKGTPDQEFGFNLHAERGRGHFIGTVDAGGIGEKAGLEAGQRIVGVNGQLIYPTTGHKEVVALIKKDTMKTTLLVASEDVDKYHKDHNIAYSWDNVERVDTRPVINVETHHHHEEVSVPKSNGYDVPPLNPHSIQVNEEREISKMTTTTRTETITNSNSAYQYKESSTAYDAYATPPVDSNDLMDEVFGRVNLPGVTMSSHTEVLPPTDDISSVSSLSSHRESAVDVPVSHQYVPSYATESHQKHEQHSQTHHHHHQHQQPSPLSNGSSHGYAASSTSGYDDDDIYHLSAREARERLRMKNRKHHLHEMSLNEKYQLVSNM
- the nrfl-1 gene encoding Na(+)/H(+) exchange regulatory cofactor-like protein nrfl-1 (Confirmed by transcript evidence), with the protein product MVHIPSDVTPPRLCVVEKLNGENEYGYNLHAEKGRGQFVGTVDPDSPAERGGLITGDRIFAVNGHSIIGENHKKVVERIKANPNRCEMLVISEEGAKWYNENNVQITLDLPNIERVSPMRNSCHPSNNSPPPSSWYAPTSYSQSKETPVFVPPPPPPTDAMPYLPRLAELNKGTPDQEFGFNLHAERGRGHFIGTVDAGGIGEKAGLEAGQRIVGVNGQLIYPTTGHKEVVALIKKDTMKTTLLVASEDVDKYHKDHNIAYSWDNVERVDTRPVINVETHHHHEEVSVPKSNGYDVPPLNPHSIQVNEEREISKMTTTTRTETITNSNSAYQYKESSTAYDAYATPPVDSNDLMDEVFGRVNLPGVTMSSHTEVLPPTDDISSVSSLSSHRESAVDVPVSHQYVPSYATESHQKHEQHSQTHHHHHQHQQPSPLSNGSSHGYAASSTSGYDDDDIYHLSAREARERLRMKNRKHHLHEMSLNEKYQLVSNM
- the nrfl-1 gene encoding Na(+)/H(+) exchange regulatory cofactor-like protein nrfl-1 (Confirmed by transcript evidence) translates to MVHIPSDVTPPRLCVVEKLNGENEYGYNLHAEKGRGQFVGTVDPDSPAERGGLITGDRIFAVNGHSIIGENHKKVVERIKANPNRCEMLVISEEGAKWYNENNVQITLDLPNIERVSPMSKETPVFVPPPPPPTDAMPYLPRLAELNKGTPDQEFGFNLHAERGRGHFIGTVDAGGIGEKAGLEAGQRIVGVNGQLIYPTTGHKEVVALIKKDTMKTTLLVASEDVDKYHKDHNIAYSWDNVERVDTRPVINVETHHHHEEVSVPKSNGYDVPPLNPHSIQVNEEREISKMTTTTRTETITNSNSAYQYKESSTAYDAYATPPVDSNDLMDEVFGRVNLPGVTMSSHTEVLPPTDDISSVSSLSSHRESAVDVPVSHQYVPSYATESHQKHEQHSQTHHHHHQHQQPSPLSNGSSHGYAASSTSGYDDDDIYHLSAREARERLRMKNRKHHLHEMSLNEKYQLVSNM
- the nrfl-1 gene encoding Na(+)/H(+) exchange regulatory cofactor-like protein nrfl-1 (Partially confirmed by transcript evidence), whose product is MHFIDKSKETPVFVPPPPPPTDAMPYLPRLAELNKGTPDQEFGFNLHAERGRGHFIGTVDAGGIGEKAGLEAGQRIVGVNGQLIYPTTGHKEVVALIKKDTMKTTLLVASEDVDKYHKDHNIAYSWDNVERVDTRPVINVETHHHHEEVSVPKSNGYDVPPLNPHSIQVNEEREISKMTTTTRTETITNSNSAYQYKESSTAYDAYATPPVDSNDLMDEVFGRVNLPGVTMSSHTEVLPPTDDISSVSSLSSHRESAVDVPVSHQYVPSYATESHQKHEQHSQTHHHHHQHQQPSPLSNGSSHGYAASSTSGYDDDDIYHLSAREARERLRMKNRKHHLHEMSLNEKYQLVSNM
- the nrfl-1 gene encoding Na(+)/H(+) exchange regulatory cofactor-like protein nrfl-1 (Confirmed by transcript evidence), producing the protein MVHIPSDVTPPRLCVVEKLNGENEYGYNLHAEKGRGQFVGTVDPDSPAERGGLITGDRIFAVNGHSIIGENHKKVVERIKANPNRCEMLVISEEGAKWYNENNVQITLDLPNIERVSPMRNSCHPSNNSPPPSSWYAPTSYSQSKETPVFVPPPPPPTDAMPYLPRLAELNKGTPDQEFGFNLHAERGRGHFIGTVDAGGIGEKAGLEAGQRIVGVNGQLIYPTTGHKEVVALIKKDTMKTTLLVASEDVDKYHKDHNIAYSWDNVERVDTRPVINVETHHHHEEVSVPKSNGYDVPPLNPHSIQVNEEREISKMTTTTRTETITNSNSAYQYKVSQNNENYGDNQTIVITTCSFLKYVPSYATESHQKHEQHSQTHHHHHQHQQPSPLSNGSSHGYAASSTSGYDDDDIYHLSAREARERLRMKNRKHHLHEMSLNEKYQLVSNM
- the nrfl-1 gene encoding Na(+)/H(+) exchange regulatory cofactor-like protein nrfl-1 (Confirmed by transcript evidence), which encodes MVHIPSDVTPPRLCVVEKLNGENEYGYNLHAEKGRGQFVGTVDPDSPAERGGLITGDRIFAVNGHSIIGENHKKVVERIKANPNRCEMLVISEEGAKWYNENNVQITLDLPNIERVSPMSKETPVFVPPPPPPTDAMPYLPRLAELNKGTPDQEFGFNLHAERGRGHFIGTVDAGGIGEKAGLEAGQRIVGVNGQLIYPTTGHKEVVALIKKDTMKTTLLVASEDVDKYHKDHNIAYSWDNVERVDTRPVINVETHHHHEEVSVPKSNGYDVPPLNPHSIQVNEEREISKMTTTTRTETITNSNSAYQYKYVPSYATESHQKHEQHSQTHHHHHQHQQPSPLSNGSSHGYAASSTSGYDDDDIYHLSAREARERLRMKNRKHHLHEMSLNEKYQLVSNM
- the nrfl-1 gene encoding Na(+)/H(+) exchange regulatory cofactor-like protein nrfl-1 (Confirmed by transcript evidence), with translation MVHIPSDVTPPRLCVVEKLNGENEYGYNLHAEKGRGQFVGTVDPDSPAERGGLITGDRIFAVNGHSIIGENHKKVVERIKANPNRCEMLVISEEGAKWYNENNVQITLDLPNIERVSPMRNSCHPSNNSPPPSSWYAPTSYSQSKETPVFVPPPPPPTDAMPYLPRLAELNKGTPDQEFGFNLHAERGRGHFIGTVDAGGIGEKAGLEAGQRIVGVNGQLIYPTTGHKEVVALIKKDTMKTTLLVASEDVDKYHKDHNIAYSWDNVERVDTRPVINVETHHHHEEVSVPKSNGYDVPPLNPHSIQVNEEREISKMTTTTRTETITNSNSAYQYKYVPSYATESHQKHEQHSQTHHHHHQHQQPSPLSNGSSHGYAASSTSGYDDDDIYHLSAREARERLRMKNRKHHLHEMSLNEKYQLVSNM
- the nrfl-1 gene encoding Na(+)/H(+) exchange regulatory cofactor-like protein nrfl-1 (Confirmed by transcript evidence); its protein translation is MPYLPRLAELNKGTPDQEFGFNLHAERGRGHFIGTVDAGGIGEKAGLEAGQRIVGVNGQLIYPTTGHKEVVALIKKDTMKTTLLVASEDVDKYHKDHNIAYSWDNVERVDTRPVINVETHHHHEEVSVPKSNGYDVPPLNPHSIQVNEEREISKMTTTTRTETITNSNSAYQYKYVPSYATESHQKHEQHSQTHHHHHQHQQPSPLSNGSSHGYAASSTSGYDDDDIYHLSAREARERLRMKNRKHHLHEMSLNEKYQLVSNM
- the nrfl-1 gene encoding Na(+)/H(+) exchange regulatory cofactor-like protein nrfl-1 (Confirmed by transcript evidence) yields the protein MPYLPRLAELNKGTPDQEFGFNLHAERGRGHFIGTVDAGGIGEKAGLEAGQRIVGVNGQLIYPTTGHKEVVALIKKDTMKTTLLVASEDVDKYHKDHNIAYSWDNVERVDTRPVINVETHHHHEEVSVPKSNGYDVPPLNPHSIQVNEEREISKMTTTTRTETITNSNSAYQYKESSTAYDAYATPPVDSNDLMDEVFGRVNLPGVTMSSHTEVLPPTDDISSVSSLSSHRESAVDVPVSHQYVPSYATESHQKHEQHSQTHHHHHQHQQPSPLSNGSSHGYAASSTSGYDDDDIYHLSAREARERLRMKNRKHHLHEMSLNEKYQLVSNM